A region of Vitis vinifera cultivar Pinot Noir 40024 chromosome 13, ASM3070453v1 DNA encodes the following proteins:
- the LOC104878023 gene encoding blue copper protein 1a-like → MAILAFVLPVVAMATEFTIGDNQRWTINFDYEAWAKENISFFKYMGGWHNVFKLNGTAFTNCTIPPANEAITTGNDVITLAAPGRKWYICGVNDNCANYGQKLVITVLEESASPAPALSNPIHQHPTLLMGSLGPVINF, encoded by the exons ATGGCAATCTTGGCATTTGTTCTTCCTGTTGTGGCCATGGCAACTGAATTTACTATTGGAGATAACCAAAGATGGACCATTAATTTCGACTATGAAGCCTGGGCTAAGGAGAATATTTCAT TCTTCAAATACATGGGGGGATGGCACAATGTCTTCAAATTGAATGGTACGGCCTTCACAAACTGCACTATACCACCAGCAAATGAAGCTATTACCACTGGAAATGATGTAATTACACTGGCCGCTCCTGGAAGGAAGTGGTACATATGTGGTGTAAACGACAATTGCGCAAACTATGGACAGAAGCTTGTCATCACTGTATTGGAAGAGTCGGCATCTCCTGCACCGGCCCTCTCCAACCCCATACACCAGCACCCAACTCTGCTCATGGGATCTCTGGGTCCAGTTATCAACTTCTGA